In a single window of the Verrucomicrobiia bacterium genome:
- the ligD gene encoding non-homologous end-joining DNA ligase: protein MTAQATELEVGGVAVKVSNLDKVFYPKTGFTKGEVIDYYIRISHYLLPHLKNRPIMLKRYPNGVEGFFFYEKRCPSSRPKWVQTTKVSKSDGGDIDYCVMNDLPTLVWAANLADLELHTFLHKATNLDRPTALAFDLDPGPPADILTCCKVALHLKSIFDSLKLESFPKTSGSKGMQIYVPINTNVSYENTKTFAHELALLMEREFPDLVVSQMNKALRKGKVFMDWSQNDSKKTTVNVYSLRAKEHPTVSTPLLWNEIESALKKKKALSLIFEASDVLKRVEKNGDLFSPVLTLKQKLPAVRSLDK from the coding sequence ATGACGGCTCAAGCAACCGAACTCGAAGTAGGCGGCGTCGCGGTCAAGGTATCCAACCTCGATAAAGTTTTTTATCCCAAAACGGGATTCACCAAGGGTGAAGTGATTGATTACTACATCCGAATTTCCCATTACCTTCTGCCGCATTTAAAGAATAGACCTATCATGCTCAAGCGTTATCCGAACGGCGTGGAAGGTTTTTTCTTTTACGAAAAACGCTGTCCGTCCAGCCGGCCCAAATGGGTGCAAACCACGAAAGTTTCCAAATCCGATGGCGGGGACATTGATTATTGTGTGATGAACGACCTGCCGACGCTGGTGTGGGCGGCCAATCTGGCGGATTTGGAACTCCACACTTTTCTGCATAAGGCAACTAACCTCGATCGCCCCACGGCACTTGCCTTTGACCTCGATCCCGGTCCGCCAGCCGATATTTTGACCTGCTGCAAAGTTGCGCTTCATTTAAAATCCATTTTTGATTCCTTGAAGCTTGAGAGCTTTCCCAAAACATCCGGTTCAAAAGGAATGCAGATTTACGTGCCGATCAATACCAATGTTTCCTACGAAAACACCAAAACCTTCGCGCACGAACTCGCCCTGCTGATGGAACGGGAATTTCCCGACCTCGTCGTTTCGCAGATGAACAAAGCCCTCCGCAAGGGCAAGGTGTTCATGGATTGGAGTCAAAACGATTCAAAAAAAACCACCGTAAATGTTTATTCTCTCCGGGCGAAGGAACACCCCACCGTTTCTACGCCGCTCCTATGGAACGAAATCGAATCGGCGCTAAAAAAGAAAAAAGCGCTATCATTGATCTTTGAAGCCTCCGATGTTTTAAAACGAGTTGAAAAAAACGGAGACCTGTTTTCTCCCGTTTTGACCTTGAAACAAAAACTTCCCGCCGTTCGGTCGCTTGATAAATAA
- a CDS encoding hydrogenase expression protein HypE has product MKISTVPVQADYKPAVKEIHVLWMTTGLGCDGDSVSVTAASLPSIEDVVLGAIPGLPKVHLHNPVLAYEVGDDFMKWWHLAAEGKLEPFVLVLEGSVPNEKIKSEGYWAAMGTDAKTGQPITTNEWVDRLAPKATAIVCAGTCATYGGIHAMEGNPTGAMGLADYLGWNWKSKAGLPIVNVPGCPVQPDNMMETLLYLLYQVAGLAPIIPLDDQLRPTWLFGKTVHEGCDRAGYYEQGDFAHEYGSPKCLVKIGCWGPVVNCNVTKRGWMDGVGGCPNVGGICIGCTMPGFPDKFMPFMDAPPGSAVSSFASGIYGGIIRSLRSITNRTVNKEPKWRHAHAELTTGYDPKYYGDGSTK; this is encoded by the coding sequence ATGAAAATATCCACAGTTCCCGTCCAAGCCGATTACAAACCCGCCGTTAAGGAAATCCACGTTCTATGGATGACGACTGGTTTGGGTTGTGACGGCGATTCGGTTTCTGTCACTGCGGCGTCGCTGCCCAGTATTGAAGACGTCGTGCTCGGCGCCATTCCCGGATTGCCGAAGGTGCATTTGCACAATCCGGTGCTCGCCTACGAAGTGGGCGATGACTTCATGAAATGGTGGCATCTCGCCGCTGAGGGTAAGCTCGAACCGTTTGTGCTCGTGCTCGAAGGCTCGGTGCCGAATGAAAAAATTAAATCCGAAGGTTATTGGGCTGCAATGGGAACCGACGCCAAGACCGGCCAACCGATCACCACAAATGAATGGGTGGACCGTCTCGCGCCCAAGGCCACTGCGATCGTTTGCGCGGGAACGTGCGCGACTTATGGGGGAATTCACGCGATGGAAGGTAATCCTACAGGTGCGATGGGGCTTGCGGATTATTTGGGCTGGAATTGGAAATCCAAGGCGGGTTTGCCGATCGTGAATGTCCCCGGCTGTCCGGTGCAACCGGACAATATGATGGAGACGCTTTTGTATTTGCTTTATCAGGTCGCCGGACTCGCCCCGATCATTCCGCTCGATGACCAACTCCGCCCGACGTGGCTGTTCGGCAAAACGGTGCATGAAGGCTGCGACCGCGCGGGATATTATGAGCAGGGCGACTTCGCGCACGAATACGGTTCGCCCAAATGTCTCGTGAAGATCGGCTGCTGGGGACCGGTCGTGAATTGCAACGTCACCAAGCGCGGATGGATGGATGGCGTGGGCGGCTGCCCCAATGTGGGTGGCATTTGCATCGGCTGTACGATGCCCGGGTTTCCGGACAAATTCATGCCGTTCATGGACGCGCCTCCCGGTTCGGCAGTTTCGTCGTTCGCCAGCGGCATCTACGGCGGAATCATCCGTAGTCTGCGCAGCATCACCAATCGCACCGTGAACAAAGAACCGAAATGGCGTCACGCCCATGCGGAACTTACCACCGGTTACGATCCAAAATATTACGGCGACGGTTCCACCAAATAA
- a CDS encoding FAD-dependent oxidoreductase gives MELTSDYPLWSIINGLPKSYPTLDRDLVCDVAVVGGGITGALVGYYLAAAGVHAVLLDKRDIGTGSTSGSTGLLQYEVDVPLRELVKKIGAKKAKRSYELCGQSVSKLRGLVEKLKINCGHEQKTSLFLARNIGEISELKEEFKLRRQLGFDLEFWPRAEIEKHFPFSRPAALYSRLAGEVDPHRLTHGLLSAGAKCGLNTFDRSPVVKFEPDRQSIRLTTNRGFIVKARRAVLACGFESMKYVRGEAGSLKSTYALVSEPLKKIPRWHERSLIWETGTPYLYLRTTPDNRIIVGGEDVNFTNSLLRDALIPRKTATLVQKFNALFPAIPLDVAYSWAGTFGGTKDGLAYIGTNPGLAHTYFALGYGGNGITYSLIAAEIIRDDFLGRRNPDAHLFKFGR, from the coding sequence ATGGAACTTACTTCTGACTATCCGCTGTGGAGCATCATCAACGGGCTTCCGAAAAGCTATCCGACGCTGGATCGCGATTTGGTTTGCGATGTCGCGGTGGTGGGCGGAGGCATCACCGGCGCGCTCGTGGGCTATTACTTGGCCGCGGCGGGCGTCCATGCCGTCTTGCTGGACAAACGTGACATCGGCACCGGCAGCACCAGCGGCAGCACCGGGTTGTTGCAATACGAGGTGGATGTCCCGTTGCGTGAACTGGTAAAAAAAATCGGCGCGAAAAAGGCCAAAAGAAGTTACGAGCTTTGCGGACAGTCCGTTAGCAAGCTTCGCGGCCTGGTGGAAAAATTAAAAATAAACTGCGGCCATGAACAGAAAACCAGTTTGTTTCTTGCGCGAAATATCGGAGAAATTTCCGAGTTAAAGGAGGAATTTAAACTTCGCCGCCAGTTGGGGTTCGATTTAGAATTTTGGCCTCGCGCCGAGATCGAAAAGCATTTCCCATTTTCGCGCCCGGCCGCTTTATATTCGCGATTGGCTGGGGAGGTAGATCCTCATCGTCTGACCCATGGACTGCTTTCCGCAGGAGCAAAATGCGGCCTTAACACTTTTGATCGTTCGCCGGTCGTCAAGTTCGAGCCTGACCGCCAGAGTATTCGCCTCACCACCAACCGTGGCTTCATCGTGAAGGCGCGCCGGGCGGTTTTGGCCTGCGGATTTGAATCCATGAAGTATGTCCGGGGTGAAGCCGGCTCGCTCAAAAGCACTTATGCGCTGGTTAGTGAACCGTTGAAAAAAATTCCCCGCTGGCATGAGCGAAGTTTGATTTGGGAAACCGGCACGCCGTATCTTTATCTGCGAACGACGCCGGATAATCGGATCATCGTCGGCGGCGAAGATGTGAATTTCACAAACTCTTTGCTCCGGGACGCCTTGATCCCGCGAAAAACCGCGACCCTCGTGCAAAAGTTCAACGCCCTTTTTCCTGCGATTCCACTGGACGTGGCTTACTCGTGGGCCGGAACCTTTGGCGGCACCAAGGATGGCCTTGCCTATATCGGAACCAATCCCGGTTTGGCGCACACTTATTTCGCTTTGGGCTACGGCGGCAATGGCATCACTTACAGTCTCATTGCCGCCGAAATCATTCGGGACGATTTTCTCGGGCGACGAAATCCAGATGCGCATCTTTTCAAATTTGGGCGTTAG
- a CDS encoding DUF72 domain-containing protein translates to MELLKIGCCGFPLLKIPYGKQFSVVEVQQTFYQPPMRQSTLEGWRKLLPAPFEFTLKAWQLITHTMKSPTFRRLKVKLSPEELEQCGSFQWTPIVQQAWEKSRACAQALDARLVLFQCPASFTAEPHNIERMRRFFHSIERSGLKLLWEPRGNWGLDLIEELCRELDLVHAVDPFVSQSVTKDFVYFRLHGGKDFSHVFTSDELTGMVRLIPKKAPAYVMFNNRNMLEDAKTFQRQILAT, encoded by the coding sequence ATGGAACTTCTGAAAATTGGCTGCTGCGGATTTCCTCTCCTTAAGATTCCCTACGGAAAACAATTTTCGGTGGTGGAAGTGCAGCAGACATTTTATCAGCCGCCGATGCGCCAAAGCACGCTCGAAGGCTGGCGAAAACTTTTGCCCGCGCCATTTGAATTCACACTCAAAGCCTGGCAACTCATCACGCACACGATGAAGAGTCCCACTTTTCGTCGCTTAAAGGTAAAACTCTCGCCGGAAGAACTCGAACAATGCGGCTCTTTCCAGTGGACGCCCATCGTGCAACAAGCCTGGGAAAAGAGCCGGGCGTGCGCACAGGCACTGGACGCACGCCTAGTGCTGTTCCAGTGCCCCGCAAGCTTCACCGCCGAGCCGCACAATATCGAACGAATGCGGCGGTTCTTTCATTCGATCGAGCGCAGCGGACTAAAATTACTCTGGGAACCGCGAGGAAATTGGGGCCTGGATTTGATCGAAGAGCTATGTCGTGAATTGGATTTGGTGCATGCGGTGGACCCATTCGTATCGCAATCGGTGACAAAAGATTTCGTTTATTTCCGGTTGCACGGCGGAAAAGATTTCAGCCACGTATTCACAAGCGACGAGTTGACGGGCATGGTACGGCTAATTCCCAAAAAAGCGCCCGCCTATGTGATGTTTAACAATAGGAACATGCTTGAAGATGCGAAAACGTTTCAAAGACAAATACTTGCCACCTAA
- a CDS encoding DUF6084 family protein, which translates to MPDFDFKVTGVEAANRGIAPLLHFKLEIANHPETEKIHTVILQTQIQIEAPRRSYNDAEKEKLGELFGTPDRWGQTLRNRLWGISNTNVRGFSGSTETVLPMPCTFDLNVAATKYFHALEGGAIPLLFLFSGTVFYEAADGRLQVQQISWNKECHFQMPSETWREMMDRHFPNSAWLYLHRGVFDQLYAFKRKHGFSSWEETISGLLNAEEKVEVPA; encoded by the coding sequence ATGCCTGACTTTGATTTCAAAGTGACAGGAGTCGAAGCGGCGAATCGCGGCATCGCGCCGTTGCTACATTTCAAACTGGAGATCGCGAATCATCCCGAAACGGAAAAAATCCACACGGTAATATTGCAAACGCAAATCCAGATCGAGGCCCCCCGTCGTTCTTACAACGATGCCGAAAAAGAAAAGCTCGGCGAACTCTTTGGCACGCCCGACCGCTGGGGCCAAACCTTGCGCAATCGGTTGTGGGGAATCAGCAACACCAACGTGCGTGGATTTTCAGGCAGTACCGAGACGGTGCTGCCGATGCCTTGCACGTTTGACTTGAATGTGGCCGCCACAAAATATTTTCATGCGTTGGAAGGCGGCGCCATTCCCCTGCTCTTTTTGTTCAGCGGGACAGTCTTCTACGAAGCGGCGGATGGGCGTTTGCAAGTGCAACAAATTTCGTGGAATAAGGAATGCCATTTTCAAATGCCTTCGGAAACCTGGCGCGAAATGATGGACCGGCATTTTCCGAATAGTGCGTGGCTGTATCTGCATCGCGGCGTGTTCGACCAGCTCTATGCCTTCAAACGCAAACATGGATTTTCAAGCTGGGAGGAAACTATTTCTGGTTTGCTAAACGCGGAGGAAAAAGTCGAGGTGCCGGCATAA
- a CDS encoding DUF5947 family protein, translated as MRKPPVVEEFCEFCNAAIPAIHRHLLKTANREIICACDPCALRFQNVAGGNFRLIPRDASALPNFQLSDTQWNSLALPINLTFFYRDSAAGKMVAMYPSPAGATESLLPAENWLELETLSPELAKMQPDVEALLINRIGSAREYYIVPIDLCYELVGLIRMHWRGLSGGEKVWQQIEMFFAKLGLQCGLSEPDAKEAVHA; from the coding sequence ATGAGAAAACCGCCAGTGGTGGAGGAATTTTGCGAGTTTTGCAACGCCGCTATTCCCGCGATCCACCGGCATTTGCTAAAAACTGCAAACCGCGAAATCATCTGCGCTTGCGATCCTTGCGCACTTCGTTTTCAAAATGTCGCCGGTGGCAATTTTCGATTGATTCCCCGCGATGCCTCGGCGTTGCCGAATTTCCAACTGTCGGACACGCAATGGAACAGCCTGGCTTTGCCGATCAACCTGACTTTTTTCTATCGCGATTCTGCCGCGGGGAAAATGGTGGCGATGTATCCGAGTCCGGCGGGTGCTACGGAATCGCTTTTGCCAGCGGAGAATTGGCTTGAATTGGAAACTCTCAGTCCTGAACTGGCGAAGATGCAACCGGACGTCGAAGCGCTTTTGATCAATCGGATTGGCTCGGCGCGGGAATATTACATCGTTCCCATTGACCTGTGTTATGAACTGGTCGGATTAATTCGGATGCACTGGCGCGGGTTGTCCGGCGGCGAAAAGGTTTGGCAGCAGATCGAGATGTTTTTCGCGAAGCTCGGTTTGCAATGCGGCCTTTCTGAACCGGATGCAAAGGAGGCTGTCCATGCCTGA
- a CDS encoding Ku protein, translating to MRAIWTGAISFGLVSIPISLYPATRREDLSFRLLRKSDLSPVNYKRVAEADGKEVPWEQIVKGYEYEKGKFVVLSDEDFKRVDIEATQTVDIIEFVKLAEVDPLLFSKPYYMEVRKGGDKAYSLLRESLQATQKIAIAKVVIKTRQHLAAIKPQERGLMLEIMHFPEELLDASEFKQPGRQETSKGEMGMAKQLIESMSKPWDPAAFKDDYHSMLKKVVDAKVHHKDNQRPATTKHVSQSKVIDLAAVLQESIKHAKGGKVSGGRKLKKAA from the coding sequence ATGAGAGCAATTTGGACCGGCGCGATAAGTTTCGGACTCGTCTCGATACCCATCTCCCTTTATCCCGCGACGCGGCGGGAAGACCTTTCATTTCGCCTGCTTCGCAAAAGCGATTTGAGCCCCGTCAATTATAAACGAGTGGCCGAGGCTGATGGAAAAGAGGTTCCTTGGGAACAGATCGTGAAGGGATACGAATACGAAAAAGGAAAATTCGTGGTGCTAAGCGACGAGGATTTTAAGCGGGTTGACATCGAAGCCACGCAGACCGTGGACATCATCGAATTTGTCAAACTGGCAGAAGTGGATCCCCTCTTATTTTCAAAACCGTATTACATGGAAGTGAGGAAAGGCGGTGACAAAGCTTATTCGCTTTTGCGCGAGTCACTCCAGGCCACGCAAAAAATCGCCATCGCAAAAGTCGTCATCAAAACCCGGCAACATCTGGCGGCCATCAAACCTCAGGAACGCGGGCTCATGCTTGAAATCATGCACTTCCCCGAAGAGCTTTTGGATGCCTCTGAATTCAAACAGCCCGGCAGGCAGGAAACCAGCAAAGGTGAAATGGGCATGGCGAAACAATTAATTGAAAGCATGTCGAAGCCGTGGGACCCCGCTGCTTTTAAGGATGATTATCATTCGATGCTCAAAAAAGTGGTGGATGCAAAAGTTCATCACAAAGACAATCAAAGGCCCGCTACGACAAAGCATGTCTCGCAATCCAAAGTCATTGATCTGGCGGCGGTGCTTCAGGAAAGCATCAAGCACGCAAAGGGCGGCAAAGTTTCCGGCGGCAGGAAATTAAAAAAAGCCGCGTGA
- a CDS encoding nickel-dependent hydrogenase large subunit yields MADVLTNSKAASKTPQSGKLVEMSWDPITRIVGSLGIYTKIDFEKKRVAECYSTSSIFRGYSIFMQNKDPRDAHFITSRICGICGDNHATCSVYAQNMAYGIKPPPLAEWIVNLGEAAEYMFDHNIFQDNLVGVDYCELMVKETNPGVWEKALKTEAPHAKEHGFKTIADIMKSLNPFEGEFYRETLQVSRMTREMFCLMEGRHVHPSTLYPGGVGTVPSIQIFTDFLVRLMKYVEFMKKVVPLHDDLFDFFYEALPGYEQVGQRRILLGCWGSFQDPDHCDYTYKNMDAWGKKMFVTPGIVVDGKLVTTNLVDINLGIRILLGSSYYEDWGDNGEVFVKNDPLGNPVDRRHPWNQTTIPKPQKRDFGKNYTWVMSPRWYDKRTDDYLALDTGGGPIARLWATALANIVDIGYVKATGNSVKIRLPKTALKDEAEFEWKIPKWSNAIERNRARTYFQAYAAGVALYCCEQALKLVHAGKTETFTPFKVPDEAIGCGFHEAVRGVLSHHLVIRNKKIANYHPYPPTPWNANPRDIYGTPGPYEDAVQNTPLFEENGPDKFKGIDIMRAVRSFDPCLPCGVHMYLGGGKVLKEMHTPTALQGLSKK; encoded by the coding sequence ATGGCAGATGTATTAACGAATTCCAAAGCCGCTTCCAAAACCCCGCAGTCGGGCAAGCTCGTCGAAATGTCCTGGGACCCGATCACGCGCATCGTCGGCAGTCTCGGCATCTACACCAAAATTGATTTTGAGAAAAAGCGCGTTGCCGAGTGCTACAGCACTTCATCCATTTTTCGCGGCTACAGTATTTTCATGCAGAACAAGGACCCGCGCGATGCCCATTTTATCACTAGTCGCATCTGCGGCATTTGCGGTGATAATCACGCCACCTGCTCCGTCTATGCGCAGAACATGGCGTATGGCATCAAGCCGCCGCCGCTGGCCGAATGGATCGTCAATCTCGGCGAAGCGGCCGAATACATGTTCGACCATAATATTTTTCAGGACAATTTGGTCGGCGTGGATTACTGCGAGTTAATGGTTAAGGAGACCAATCCCGGCGTTTGGGAAAAAGCGCTTAAGACAGAAGCGCCCCACGCCAAGGAACACGGCTTCAAAACCATCGCGGACATAATGAAATCCTTGAACCCATTTGAGGGAGAATTCTATCGCGAAACCCTTCAAGTAAGCCGCATGACCCGCGAAATGTTTTGCCTGATGGAAGGCCGCCACGTTCATCCTTCCACGCTTTACCCCGGTGGCGTCGGCACCGTTCCGTCCATCCAGATCTTCACGGATTTTCTCGTGCGCCTGATGAAATACGTCGAGTTCATGAAGAAGGTCGTGCCATTGCATGATGACCTGTTCGATTTCTTTTACGAGGCGTTGCCGGGATACGAGCAAGTCGGGCAACGGCGTATTCTGCTTGGTTGCTGGGGTTCGTTCCAGGACCCCGATCATTGCGATTACACTTACAAAAACATGGATGCCTGGGGCAAAAAAATGTTCGTCACTCCCGGCATCGTCGTGGATGGAAAATTGGTGACGACCAATCTCGTGGACATCAATCTCGGCATCCGCATTCTGCTCGGCTCGTCGTATTACGAAGACTGGGGCGACAATGGCGAAGTCTTTGTAAAAAACGATCCGCTCGGCAATCCCGTTGATCGGCGGCATCCGTGGAACCAGACTACCATTCCCAAACCGCAGAAGCGTGACTTCGGCAAGAATTACACCTGGGTCATGTCCCCGCGCTGGTATGACAAGCGTACGGATGATTATCTCGCGCTCGACACTGGCGGCGGACCCATCGCCCGCCTCTGGGCGACCGCGCTCGCGAACATCGTGGACATCGGCTACGTAAAAGCCACCGGCAACAGCGTCAAAATCCGCTTGCCCAAAACCGCGCTCAAGGACGAAGCCGAATTTGAATGGAAAATTCCAAAATGGAGCAATGCCATCGAACGCAATCGCGCCCGCACTTATTTTCAGGCCTACGCCGCCGGCGTGGCTCTCTACTGCTGCGAACAGGCGCTCAAGCTTGTTCACGCCGGCAAGACCGAGACGTTCACGCCGTTCAAAGTGCCCGACGAAGCGATCGGTTGCGGTTTTCATGAAGCCGTGCGCGGAGTGCTCTCTCATCATTTGGTGATCCGCAACAAAAAGATCGCCAACTATCATCCGTATCCACCCACGCCTTGGAACGCAAATCCTCGCGACATCTACGGCACGCCCGGGCCATACGAAGACGCTGTGCAAAACACTCCGCTCTTTGAAGAAAACGGACCCGATAAATTCAAGGGCATTGACATCATGCGCGCGGTTCGCAGTTTTGATCCCTGCCTCCCATGCGGCGTCCACATGTATCTTGGCGGCGGAAAAGTTCTGAAAGAGATGCACACGCCCACCGCGCTCCAGGGCTTGAGCAAAAAATAA
- a CDS encoding NifU family protein produces MMTAPLAVAISEETFQPTPLPGIHETPALKGNARGDINQQGKHIQELVERINALPDFGARELVQDCLQSVLELHGDGLARIMQLIKNSGAPGREVSEALLNDKMVRGLLLIHGLHPVSLENRLKQALEKVRPYMKSHGGNVELIALENDFAKLRLSGNCKDCPSSAVTMELAVRQAIEEACPDLVGFEIEGVVEQSTATNHLPANAPKWTHLEGMTPLADAELRPLTVADVPVLIAKVGKNLYAYRDECPICETKLSLGKLESNILHCPAGHRFDICRAGASADGEAKHLQPFPLLATDEVIKISVR; encoded by the coding sequence ATGATGACCGCGCCACTCGCTGTTGCCATCTCCGAAGAAACTTTTCAACCCACTCCGTTACCGGGAATCCATGAAACGCCCGCACTCAAAGGCAATGCGCGCGGCGATATCAACCAGCAGGGAAAACACATCCAGGAATTGGTCGAACGGATCAATGCCTTGCCGGATTTCGGCGCGCGAGAACTGGTGCAGGATTGTCTCCAGTCTGTGCTTGAACTTCACGGCGATGGGCTCGCACGAATAATGCAACTGATCAAAAATTCCGGCGCGCCAGGCCGTGAAGTCAGCGAGGCGTTGCTGAATGACAAAATGGTGCGCGGACTTTTATTGATTCACGGACTGCATCCGGTCTCGCTTGAGAACCGCTTAAAACAGGCGCTGGAAAAAGTGCGCCCCTACATGAAAAGCCACGGCGGCAATGTCGAACTGATCGCGTTGGAAAACGATTTTGCAAAACTTCGCCTCAGCGGAAATTGCAAGGATTGTCCCTCATCCGCCGTGACAATGGAATTGGCCGTCCGCCAGGCCATCGAGGAAGCTTGTCCCGATTTGGTTGGATTTGAGATCGAAGGCGTGGTCGAGCAATCCACCGCGACAAATCATCTTCCCGCGAACGCGCCGAAGTGGACACATCTCGAAGGAATGACTCCGCTCGCGGATGCAGAACTGCGTCCACTCACAGTGGCCGATGTGCCGGTCTTGATCGCGAAGGTTGGCAAAAATCTTTACGCCTATCGCGATGAGTGTCCGATTTGCGAAACGAAGCTCAGCCTCGGCAAGTTGGAATCGAATATCCTCCATTGCCCTGCGGGCCATCGCTTCGACATCTGCCGGGCGGGTGCTAGCGCGGATGGCGAGGCCAAACATCTACAACCGTTTCCTTTGTTGGCGACGGATGAAGTGATTAAAATATCTGTGAGGTAA
- the ligD gene encoding non-homologous end-joining DNA ligase, with the protein MSLKEYNRKRNFKKTAEPAGKLASQAGHRFVIQKHAASRLHYDFRLELDGTLKSWAVPKGVPFAKGEKRLAVEVEDHPVSYINFEGSIPKGQYGGGTVMVWDQGNYEPLSEHPRKDLESGKLHFVLHGTKLEGEWYLVRLKDGKNWLLVRGGSDMKPVSHKLDDSSAISGRTMEAIGRNGKVWNSNRNDSPPKESKASKKPSPKASHFPTFIEPMKARLSESPQPGDWLYEIKLDGFRAVAFKNGDDVKLLSRNEKDFSAKFPDVFEAVKALPTGDAILDGEIVALDPKGRSSFQLLQAYDLGQDKPPIIYYVFDLLRFEGKDLQKLPLTERKELLAHALKGAPALIRESASLNGNVKKLLKQAQKLGIEGLIGKRPDSTYEAGRRSGDWIKLKLHQEQEMVIGGFTEPEGARHYFGSLVIGYYDKGTLLCSGKVGTGFNDTLLKSLAEQFKSIPSKECPFANLPEKSSGRYGAGITVAEMKRCRWLKPKLVCQIKFSEWTRDGKLRQPVFLGLREDKSAKEVVREKAS; encoded by the coding sequence ATGTCGCTTAAAGAATACAATCGAAAGCGTAACTTTAAAAAAACTGCGGAGCCCGCGGGAAAACTCGCCAGCCAGGCTGGCCACCGGTTTGTCATTCAGAAACACGCGGCATCGAGACTTCATTACGACTTCCGGCTCGAACTGGATGGAACTTTGAAATCGTGGGCGGTTCCAAAAGGTGTCCCATTCGCCAAAGGTGAAAAGCGGCTCGCCGTCGAGGTGGAAGACCATCCCGTCTCGTACATAAATTTTGAAGGCTCGATTCCCAAAGGGCAATATGGCGGAGGAACCGTCATGGTTTGGGACCAGGGAAATTATGAGCCGCTCAGCGAGCATCCGCGCAAGGACCTTGAGAGTGGAAAATTACATTTTGTTTTGCACGGCACAAAACTCGAGGGCGAGTGGTATTTAGTCAGACTAAAAGATGGCAAAAACTGGCTTCTCGTCCGGGGCGGTAGCGACATGAAACCGGTTTCGCACAAACTGGATGACAGTTCGGCCATTTCCGGTCGCACGATGGAGGCGATTGGCAGAAACGGAAAAGTTTGGAACTCCAATCGAAACGATTCGCCGCCGAAGGAATCGAAAGCGTCAAAGAAACCCTCCCCGAAAGCCAGCCATTTCCCCACATTTATTGAGCCGATGAAAGCCCGGCTGTCGGAAAGCCCGCAACCCGGAGACTGGCTTTACGAAATCAAACTCGATGGCTTCCGCGCGGTCGCGTTTAAAAATGGCGATGACGTAAAGCTCCTCTCGCGAAACGAAAAAGATTTCAGCGCCAAGTTCCCTGATGTTTTTGAAGCTGTGAAAGCGTTGCCAACCGGTGACGCTATTTTGGACGGAGAAATCGTAGCTCTGGATCCAAAGGGACGTTCTTCGTTTCAGCTTTTGCAGGCTTACGATTTGGGGCAGGATAAGCCGCCCATCATTTATTATGTTTTTGATCTCCTCCGCTTTGAAGGCAAAGATTTGCAGAAGCTTCCCCTGACGGAACGAAAAGAACTTTTGGCACACGCACTCAAAGGCGCCCCTGCCCTCATACGCGAATCCGCTTCGCTCAACGGAAACGTAAAAAAATTGTTAAAGCAGGCCCAAAAATTGGGAATTGAGGGACTCATTGGCAAACGGCCCGATTCCACCTACGAAGCCGGACGCCGAAGCGGCGACTGGATAAAATTAAAACTTCATCAGGAACAAGAGATGGTCATCGGGGGCTTCACGGAACCCGAAGGGGCCCGGCATTATTTTGGTTCGCTCGTTATCGGATATTACGACAAAGGAACATTATTATGCTCCGGCAAAGTCGGAACCGGTTTCAACGACACGCTTTTGAAATCGCTCGCCGAGCAATTTAAATCCATCCCTTCCAAAGAATGCCCTTTCGCAAATTTGCCAGAAAAAAGTTCTGGTCGTTATGGTGCGGGAATTACAGTGGCGGAAATGAAAAGGTGTCGCTGGTTAAAACCTAAACTGGTCTGCCAGATAAAATTTTCTGAATGGACGCGCGACGGAAAATTGCGTCAGCCAGTTTTTCTTGGACTGCGCGAGGACAAATCCGCAAAAGAAGTGGTAAGGGAAAAAGCTTCATGA